A stretch of Arachis hypogaea cultivar Tifrunner chromosome 15, arahy.Tifrunner.gnm2.J5K5, whole genome shotgun sequence DNA encodes these proteins:
- the LOC112750613 gene encoding 3-ketoacyl-CoA synthase 11-like has product MQSSTQNLPGFKKSVKLKYVKLGYHYLITHGMYLFFSPLVGIILAELSTFTIKDVYDIWEHLQYNLVFLILCSNLLVFLTTLYFVTRPRPVYLIDFSTYKAKESMQCSKQRFMEQSRMSGFFTEENLEFQRKILERSGLGDNTYLPEAVLCIPPNPSMSTARKEAEDVMFGAMDDLLAKTSINPKDIGILIVNCSLFNPTPSLSANIINHYKLRGNIKSFNLGGMGCSAGVISIDLAKDLLQVHPNSYALVVSTENITLNWYTGNDRSKLVSNCLFRVGGAAILLSNKRSDWRRSKYQLFHTVRTNKASEDKSFSCVTQEDDANGKVGVTLSKDLMTIAGDALKSNITTLGPLVLPTSEQLLFFATLVAKKLLKMKVKAYIPDFKLAFEHFCIHAGGRAVLDELEKNLQLSPWHMEPSRMTLYRFGNTSSSSLWYELAYTEAKGRVKKGDRVWQIAFGSGFKCNSAVWKALKTINPIKEKNPWTDEIHNFPIEVPRVSSL; this is encoded by the coding sequence ATGCAATCATCCACACAGAATCTTCCTGGCTTCAAGAAATCCGTTAAACTGAAGTATGTAAAGCTTGGTTATCATTACCTCATAACCCATGGAATGTACCTCTTTTTTTCCCCTCTTGTGGGAATTATACTTGCGGAGCTGTCCACTTTCACAATAAAAGATGTTTATGATATTTGGGAGCATCTACAATATAACTTGGTATTTCTTATTCTATGCTCCAACCTCCTTGTATTTTTAACAACCTTATACTTTGTGACTCGACCGCGGCCGGTGTACCTTATCGATTTTTCCACCTACAAGGCCAAAGAATCTATGCAATGCTCAAAACAAAGATTTATGGAGCAATCTCGAATGAGTGGTTTTTTCACAGAGGAAAATCTCGAATTCCAACGAAAAATTCTTGAGAGATCTGGTCTTGGGGACAACACTTATCTTCCTGAGGCTGTCCTTTGCATTCCTCCAAACCCTTCAATGAGTACAGCTAGGAAAGAAGCCGAGGATGTAATGTTTGGTGCAATGGATGATCTGTTAGCAAAGACTTCAATAAATCCAAAAGACATTGGGATTTTGATTGTAAATTGTAGCCTGTTCAATCCAACTCCATCCCTGTCTGCAAATATTATCAATCACTATAAGCTCCGAGGGAATATAAAGAGCTTTAACTTGGGTGGAATGGGGTGTAGTGCTGGAGTTATATCGATTGATCTTGCTAAAGATCTTCTCCAAGTACATCCCAACTCATATGCATTGGTAGTTAGTACGGAGAACATTACTTTGAATTGGTATACTGGAAATGATCGATCGAAACTCGTCTCAAATTGTTTGTTCCGTGTGGGAGGAGCTGCAATTCTACTTTCCAACAAAAGATCCGACTGGAGACGGTCGAAATACCAATTGTTTCACACTGTTCGCACGAACAAGGCCAGTGAAGACAAGAGCTTTAGCTGCGTTACACAAGAAGATGATGCCAATGGCAAAGTTGGTGTCACATTATCAAAAGACCTTATGACAATTGCAGGGGATGCTTTGAAATCCAACATCACCACATTAGGCCCTCTTGTGCTTCCAACATCTGAGCAATTGCTATTCTTTGCAACATTGGTTGCCAAGAAACTTTTAAAGATGAAAGTCAAAGCATATATTCCAGATTTCAAGCTTGCATTCGAACACTTTTGCATTCACGCAGGAGGCAGGGCCGTTTTGGATGAGTTGGAGAAGAACTTGCAGCTATCTCCATGGCATATGGAGCCATCCAGAATGACCCTTTATCGTTTTGGAAACACGTCTAGCAGCTCGTTATGGTATGAATTGGCTTACACAGAAGCCAAAGGAAGGGTCAAAAAGGGTGATAGAGTATGGCAAATAGCATTTGGTTCTGGATTCAAGTGCAATAGTGCAGTATGGAAAGCTCTCAAGACCATTAACcctattaaagaaaaaaatcctTGGACTGATGAGATCCACAACTTCCCAATTGAGGTTCCAAGGGTTTCATCATTGTAA